Part of the Falco biarmicus isolate bFalBia1 chromosome 4, bFalBia1.pri, whole genome shotgun sequence genome, GTGCACGTCAGCCCCAAGAAGGGTTTTCGGTGCATCAACAAGGAGCAGCCGCAGGGGAAGACCTGCTCCAACTACCACATCCGCTTCCTCTGCCCGCTGGGTGAGTGCCACCCCCCCGGACCCCGCTGGCATGTTGGGGGGGTCCATACCCATTGCTGTGCTCTCCCCCTTGCTTTTCACACCCCCTCCCGCTGTTGCATCCCACCGAGTGCTGCAGTGCTGCGACTCCACCAGACCCCCCCCAACTCCAGCAATCACCCCTTGGGTGCATGACGCTGGGCATCATCCCAGGGGCCAAGTGCACACCATGGATCTGGACGTGGGTGGTGGGCCCCAGATAATGCCTCTACTCCCCACTCCCACCAGAGCATATCTACTGGTCGCACTGGTCCTCCTGGAGTCCCTGCTCACGCAGCGCCTGCGGCAGCAGCGGCACCCAGACCCGCACTCGCCGATGCGTCAATGCCCAGCTGGTGGCCATGCTGAAGGAGGTCAAGTGCAAGGGCAAAGCTGTGAGCGCCGCCGTGCAGTGCCGGCCCCTGCCCAGGTAGGGACCCCGGCACTaccagcacccacctgccccccAGCCAGTGCTTGCCACCTGAAGCCAGCCACCTCCATCTCCTCTTCTGCCCATGCCACTGGTGGCACGAGGGGTCCCAGGGGGCCGTTGGcgcacagcagctgcctccccaTCGGTGCAGCCACCTCCtgggcaaagctgctgctgcctgcgcaTCATCAGCTTAATTGCAATAACAGAGGCCGTGCTGGTAAAAACAGCTTGGCAGGGGTaagccagggctggctgggcacaggTGGCTTGGAGGGACCCTCCCTGTCTGGGGACCTCCCGTGTCCCTGTGTTATGGGACCACCCCGGGCTGGGGGAACGTGGTGCCCGATGCCTGCCCGGCGTCTCCCTGACAGAGCCAGCGTGGATGGAGTGGGGCACCTGGGGCCCCTGTTCTCACAGCTGTGGCAGCGCTGGGACACGTGTCCGGCGCCGGAgctgcaaaaaaaccaagaagATGCCGTGCACCGGCCGCCCCACCGAGGTGCAGAAATGTCCCCCCTCGCCCTGCCCAGGTACCTGCTCTTGGGGACACAGGGACTCCCTCCCCGGTGCCCCCAACCCGTGtggccccccgccgccggccacAGCCATGAGGTCTGAGCACCGTGCCACCCCCGCAGCCTGCCCTGAGCACACACTGCAGGGCACCGTCGTCTCCACCACCGGCTCGGCACTGCCGGACGCCCACATCTACCTGGAGGGCCGCCCGCCGGTGCTGCTGGCCCGCAGCGATGCCCACGGGCACTTCACCCGTGACGGGGCTGTGCGAGGGCACTGCCGCCAACATCAGCATCCACCGCGAGGGCTTTGCCCCGGGACTGGCATCCATCGTCTCCAACGGCTCTGGCGTGGCGGTGGTGCATGTGAGGCTGCAGAGGCTGGGTAAGCATCGCGGCGTGAGGTGGGGGCTGCACGGTGCACCCCCTCAAGGGACATCCCCAAAGGATGCACGGTGTGAGGGAGTGAACCAAGAGGGGGACTGCAGCTCGTTGCTTCCTTGCCACCTTCTTCCCCTGCAGAGAAGCCTACATGGTGCTGCATCCCAAGGCGAAGGTGCgggtggctgggcaggaggtGACCTTCTGCTGCAAAGCCTCGGGCACCCCGGTACCCAAGAAATATTACTGGTGAGCAGGGTCTGGGCAGCAGAAAGCTGGCATTGGGGATGGTGGGGAAAGGCAGACCCAGCTGTATCCCTGCTGAGCCCATCCTCATCCCTGCAGGTACCACAACGGGACGCTGCTGGAGCGGAAGGTGTACCGCTACGGCAGCCGCCTGGTGCTGCGGGGGCTGGCACCAGAGCAGGCTGGCACCTACCACTGCAAAGCCAGCACCGAGGCAGGCGCCATCAAATCGGCGCCAGCACCACTCACCGTGCTGGGTGAGAATGGGATGGGCTTCCTTAGCCACACCATCACCCTGGGATGGGGGGTGTGGTGGGGAGGGTCACCCTAACCCTTGGTCTGCCCTgtgtcccccagcccagggccagcagagctgcaagcCGGAGCCTGAGCCGAGCCTCGTGGAGCTGCCCAGTGAGTGCCCACAGGATGCCGCCGGCTCCCGCTACTACAATGTGGGGCGCTGCCCGCCTGCCCCgtgtgccagcagcctggccaAGCAGTCGGGGTGCGGGGCAGATGCGGGGCACTGCTGCGGGGTGCGAAGGATGGAGATGCGGGAGATCCCCTGCGCCGGCTCCCTGCTGCCCATCAAGGTGGTGGCTGAGTGCGGTTGTGgaccctgtgcccagccccgCGTCCTGGTGCAGGGACGGGTGACAGCAGCTGACACTGGCGAGCCCCTGCGCTTTGGGCAGATCTTCCTGGGTGGGAAGAAGGTTGGTTTCACTGGCTACAAGGGTTCCTTCACCATCGAGGTGCCACCGGACACACAGCGCTTGGTGGCTCGCTTTGTAGACCAGCAGCAGAGGTTCGTGGATGCTGTCAAAGTCCTGCCCTTCAACCGCCGTGGTGGTGCTGTCTACCAGGAGGTCAAGATGCTGCGGAAGAAGGAGCCGGTAGATCTGGACAGCAGCCAGAGCAACGCCATCCCACTGGGGGAGGCAAGCGGCCGGGAGCCCGTTGGGGAGCTCATCCTCCCCGCTGGTGCCTTCCTCCGTCCCTCTGGGGAGGTCTTCAGGGGCACGGTCAAAGCCAGCGTCACCTTCCTGGACCCCAGGGACATGGCGACAGCCAGCACGGCCTCCAGCGACCTCAGCTTCGCCAACACTGAGGGAGAGATCATTCCTCTGCGGACCTACGGCATGTTCACCGTGGATTTTCGGGAAGGGGAGACAGGTGCGGTGCTGCAGACGGGGCCAGTGGAGGTGCGGATGGACGCGGGGCAGGTCTGGATGCCAGAACACCTGCAGAAGATGAAGTTGTGGTCCTTGAACCCTGAGACCGGCTtgtgggaggaggaaggtgtCCTCCGCCCggccggggggagccggggcaagagggaggagaggacCTTCCTGGTGGGGAACCTGGAGATCCGGGAGCGGCGTCTCTTCAACTTGGACGTGCCGGAGGACCGTCGCTGCTTTGTCAAGGTCAGGGCTTACAGCAATGAGAAGTTCAACCCCTATGAGCAACTGGAAGGGGTGGTCATCAGCCTCATCAACCTGGAGCCCCAGCCCGGCTATCCTGCCAATCCCCGGGCATGGGGGCGCTTTGACAGCGTGGTGACAGGTCCCAATGGCGCCTGCCTGCCCGCTTTCTGTGATGGCCAGCGCCCCGATGCCTACTCAGCATACGTCACGGCCACGCTGGGCGGCGAGGAGCTGGAAGCTGTGGCCTCCAGCCCCAAGCTCAACCCCAATGCAGTTGGGGTGTCCCAGCCCTACCTGGGCAAGCTGGGCTACCGCCGGTTGGACCACGATGACCCCAACTTGAAGAAGACAGCTTTCCAAATCAACGTGGCCAAGCCTGACCCCAACAACGTTGATGAGACCAATGGTCCCATCTACCCTTACCGCAGCCTCGAGGAGTGTGAGGAGGCTCCGGTCAGCGCCAACCACCTCCGCTTCTACCGCGTGGAGGTGGACAAGTACGAGTACAATGTGGTGCCCTTCAAGGAGAGCGACCTGACCTCCTGGACTGGCGACTACCTCTCGTGGTGGCCCAACCCTCAGGAGTTCAGGGCTTGTTTCATCAAGGTGCAGATCGAGGGGCCGCAGGAGTATATGGTGAGGTCCCGTAATGTGGGGGGCAGCCACCCCCGCACGCGGGGGCAGCTCTATGGGCTGCGTGACACCCGTAGCGTGCGGGACATGCTGCTGGAGAACACCTCAGGTGCCTGCGTGGAGTTCAAGTGCAGCGGGATGCTCTTCGACCAGAGCCTGGTGGATCGCACCTTGGTCTCCATCATCCCCCAAGGCAGCTGCCACCGCACAGCTGTCAACAGCCTCCTCCGGGAGTACCTGAACCGTCACCCGCCCGTGGCAGAGAACAACCACACAGCTGCCTTCACCATGCTGGCACCGGTCGACCCGTTGGGTCACAACTATGGCATCTACACGGTGACGGACCAGAACCCACGGCTGGCCAAGGAGATCGCCATCGGCCGCTGCTTTGATGGCACCTCTGATGGCTTCTCAAGGGAGATGAAGGCGGACGCGGGTACGGCTGTCACCTTCACCTGCCAGGAGCGGCCGGCAGGGCGGGAGAGCTTCTTCCAGCGGCTGCTGACGGCCCCAGCCGAGGCGCTGGCTGAGATCCGGCGGGAGATGGGGACCAGCGAGATGCGCCGGGCTCCCCCCGAGGTGATGGACTTTGCCTCCGGCGCTCGAGCCCCAGGCCCCACGGCCACCCGCCAGACCCCCAGCAGCCGGCGGAGGATGGGCCAGATCCGGGGGCAGCCATGAACACCGCACCCCCCCtctgtgccccctccccggctcagctctgccctccctTTCCCCGTCGCTTTTAACCGCACTCATTTATAACGACTAAGGGGGACACACACGGGACACGTGGAGTGGGACCCTCCTGCCGTGACCCCAGGGGACAGCAGGGCAGGGTACCACTGGGCTGTGGCGAGGGGGGCAACAGCAGGCAGCCCCCACCGGCCTCGCCAGCCCCCCCCCggtgctgcccctgcccttgcccccagccctgtgtgGGGCAGCTCTTGGTGCTCAGCCCCAGGGACTGCGGTGCCGGTGATGCCGGCAGCAGAGCCACGGCCCCACGGGggttatttaaataaaaaagaataaaagagggGGTGGAAGCAAAtaggggaaggggctgggatgggaaggggtcCCCACCCGGTGCTTTGCCCCGTGTCCAGCAACGGGGCACTCATGGctgaaggtgccaggaacgggagcaccccctgcacccctgccctgcatcccacAAGGAAACGTGAggtttcttttggggaaaaactGAAGGATGTGGATAAAATGCCCTCCCTGCACGCTCTGCCCCGGAACGTGCGGTGACAGCTATCCGGCCGGGCGCGGGGGCTCCGTGGCGTGCCTGGGATGCCAGGCTCCATCCCTGCCACCTTCACCCGAGCTCAgcccagagcctggctgggcctgatcctgcaccCATCCTGCTACCACCAGCCAGGCTGTTTTCCCCTTGAGGAGCATTTTGCCCCAACTTTTatccaggagagaaaaaaaaaaaagatatttcttaaAGCCTCTCCCCAGCGCAGGGACACCCCCCCTAAGTCCTGCGGTGCGCCTGGGCCAGGGGAGCGAGCGAGAGGCGATGGCAGGATGCGCCCCCACAGCAACGGTGCTGGCACGCACCAAGGGCGCGTGCAGATTTGTACATTATTTATTATGAAATATATGGTTGTGTGTACACCcgcctggctgctgggcttcTCCGGGGGTGCCCAGACGCGTGTATGTGTGACCCCCCCAACTCCTGCCCCATCGCCTCCCGCCCTGCACGGTAGCACCGTCCCAGCACCTCCTGTTTGCCTTGGTCGTCGTTCAGCTGGTTGGCGGCAACACGGGGGGAACCGCGCCAGCTCCCCGTGGCCAGGGGACGTGGCAGCTGCGGGGGGGGCCCCATCCAGCCCCGTGACACCCTCCCGCCCCCCTCATGCCCCAGCACAGGGATGTAGCCAGCACAGGAGTTGGGCACCCAGTGGGTGACCCCAACCGTGGTGACGGGCAGGGGTCTCTCTGTCCATCTAATGACTGTCTGTCCCCTGActcagggtgctgggtgggttTCGCAGGTGCGCACCCCCCCCCATGCCCCCTCCCAGCCGTGGCTCCAGCGGATGCTGTAATGGAACAGGCTGCATTTATGgggccagcccccccagctcccgggACAACGTTTCCCTTTTACAACACGGTTTGGCCGGGATGCGGCATTTTTTCACCCTGACACTGGATGTGGCCGCTCGCAAGATCAAAGGGGACAGGGGACACCCGGGGGGGCACGGGTGGGTGCCAAACCAGCGGCCAAATCCCAGCTTCTCTCCCCGTCCCGCCTGGGTGGGAACCCACCGCAGCCAGGCGCCGGCACATCAGGTGGGCGACGCCACAGCACAGCACGGGAGGGGGCACCTGGGACGCGGAGACCCCATCACAGCAGGGCTCCCACCCCCACAAAACCTGGGTGCTGCCCGCTCCTGGGTGCTGCCTGTCCTTGGACGCTGCCTgtgcctgggtgctgcctgTTCTTGGGTGCTGCCCgcccctgggtgctgcctgctcctgggtgctgcctgtccttgtgtgctgcctgctcctgggtgctgcctgctcctgggtGCTGCCTGTCCTTGTGTGCTGCCCGCTCCTGGGTGCTGCCTGTCCTTgggtgctgcctgtgcctgggtgctgcctgcccctgggtgctgggtgctgccccaCCGGGAGCCACGTCCCTCGCCAGGGGGGAGGCTGGTGGATGCTCCCCATCGGGCACCACTGTCGCCAGCgctggggccagggctgggggggcggggggagtgCCAGCGGGCAGGATTGTTTTCCACCATCTGGTTGGCTTGGTCGGAGGCAGCTGCGCAGGCAGGGCAGATggaagcagctcctgcagctctgctgctatTTATGGCATCGGGAAGAAAAATGggtgaaaaaagacaaaaagcagccATGCAAAGGGGCCAGTGGGACACCCCTGTTTGCAGCCCCTTCTGCTCACAGCTGCACCCTGCTCCACCTCGCTGGAGCCCGCCCCAGCGCCGGCCAGGACCTCCAGCATCATGCCATGGGTCCTGTGGGctctgggagctgtgggggGACTGGTGCAGGGGAGAGCCAAGGGGGTGTCAGGGGCTCCCCCTAGTCCCAGGGACACGGAGAAGGAGCCAGGGGCACACACACAGCGATCTGCCTGGGTTGCGGGAGGCCCATGCTTGGGTGTCCAGCCCTGCCCCACATTCCCGAGGGCTGGAAACCCGCCCGGGgtcaggggctgggctgggggctgcagccaaaatcctcccgctgccccccctccccgggtgTGGGACTCTCAGCTTGGGGGCTGAAGCCTCTGGCCCCATCCTGAGGgtcctgcagcctccagccctggggacgaggagcccctcagccccagccctaGCCCCAAACGCCCCCCACAGTGGCCAGGGCCAGCCAGACCCACACCCcacccctgtgctgcagagcatcaTCAGGTACCAAAATAACCCCCTGGCCCCTCCTGGCTTCCAGGCACTGCTGAGTGCTGTGCTGAGCCTCGCAGTCCAGCCCAGGGCTGATTACACGGCTGAGTGTCCAAGGCTGCCAGCTGGGACGCTTTTGTCTCTAATTCCCCTAATCATTAGCAGAAACCAGTGGCATGTGGTTCTGCGTGACCCACGGTGGCTACATGGAGGGTACCAGTGTGGGGAGCCCCGCCAGGACCCCACTCTGAACCTGCAGCCTGTAGGATGGAGAACCGAGAGGGGGTTTCAGCAACACATCAACTTTGGggtcaaaaaacccccaaatcactctttttttgccttctcaGCCCCTTGGCAAGGGTGATGCTCCTGGCTCAGATCACGACAGGCAGGtgggtggctggggctgggacgAGGACGTCCTTGGGTCCCCCCCCAGCTTTGGGTGAGCGATGGGGTGTGGTGGGTCCCGGCTGTGGGTTTT contains:
- the CILP2 gene encoding LOW QUALITY PROTEIN: cartilage intermediate layer protein 2 (The sequence of the model RefSeq protein was modified relative to this genomic sequence to represent the inferred CDS: inserted 2 bases in 1 codon; deleted 1 base in 1 codon), which codes for MGELALALLALAALHGARAAEPTENNSEPGKSGTAGKPWKAVPSLADLDLDTAGRGAEWTSWFNIDHPGGDGDYESLEAIRFYYRGRVCERPVAIQARTTEWELPEEVGEVVHVSPKKGFRCINKEQPQGKTCSNYHIRFLCPLEHIYWSHWSSWSPCSRSACGSSGTQTRTRRCVNAQLVAMLKEVKCKGKAVSAXPCSAGPCPEPAWMEWGTWGPCSHSCGSAGTRVRRRSCKKTKKMPCTGRPTEVQKCPPSPCPACPEHTLQGTVVSTTGSALPDAHIYLEGRPPVLLARSDAHGHFTVTGLCEGTAANISIHREGFAPGLASIVSNGSGVAVVHVRLQRLGKHPYMVLHPKAKVRVAGQEVTFCCKASGTPVPKKYYWYHNGTLLERKVYRYGSRLVLRGLAPEQAGTYHCKASTEAGAIKSAPAPLTVLAQGQQSCKPEPEPSLVELPSECPQDAAGSRYYNVGRCPPAPCASSLAKQSGCGADAGHCCGVRRMEMREIPCAGSLLPIKVVAECGCGPCAQPRVLVQGRVTAADTGEPLRFGQIFLGGKKVGFTGYKGSFTIEVPPDTQRLVARFVDQQQRFVDAVKVLPFNRRGGAVYQEVKMLRKKEPVDLDSSQSNAIPLGEASGREPVGELILPAGAFLRPSGEVFRGTVKASVTFLDPRDMATASTASSDLSFANTEGEIIPLRTYGMFTVDFREGETGAVLQTGPVEVRMDAGQVWMPEHLQKMKLWSLNPETGLWEEEGVLRPAGGSRGKREERTFLVGNLEIRERRLFNLDVPEDRRCFVKVRAYSNEKFNPYEQLEGVVISLINLEPQPGYPANPRAWGRFDSVVTGPNGACLPAFCDGQRPDAYSAYVTATLGGEELEAVASSPKLNPNAVGVSQPYLGKLGYRRLDHDDPNLKKTAFQINVAKPDPNNVDETNGPIYPYRSLEECEEAPVSANHLRFYRVEVDKYEYNVVPFKESDLTSWTGDYLSWWPNPQEFRACFIKVQIEGPQEYMVRSRNVGGSHPRTRGQLYGLRDTRSVRDMLLENTSGACVEFKCSGMLFDQSLVDRTLVSIIPQGSCHRTAVNSLLREYLNRHPPVAENNHTAAFTMLAPVDPLGHNYGIYTVTDQNPRLAKEIAIGRCFDGTSDGFSREMKADAGTAVTFTCQERPAGRESFFQRLLTAPAEALAEIRREMGTSEMRRAPPEVMDFASGARAPGPTATRQTPSSRRRMGQIRGQP